The Phaeacidiphilus oryzae TH49 region GCACCAGGCCGACCGGGGACTTCCGGCCGGTCATCCGCGCCGAGGTGACCAGGCGCTTCCACAGCGCCTCGGAGAACTCGTCGTCCAGCTCCCGGGACTTCCAGCCCTCCTGGGCGCGGCGGACGTCCTCGCCGTGGACGTAGAACTCCACGGTGTTCGCCGCCTCGTCGGCGCCGGGGATGGCGAACGGGGAGAGCTTGGGCGGGCCGGTCTTGATCAGCTCGACCAGCTCCTCGTAGGGGCGGTCCGCGTACGACTGCTGGACCCGGCCGAGCCGGCCGGCCAGCGGCTTCACCACCAGGCCGGCCACCGCGTCCGGCCGGCGCTCCCGCACCACCAGGTGGGCGGCCAGGTCGCGGGTCTTCCACCCCTCGCAGAGCGTCGGCGCATCGGGGCCGACGGAGCTGAGGAGATCCGCCAGCAGCAAACGTTCACGTCGCGCGAAAGCCATGAGGCCCAGCGTACGTCGTCGGGCTGACAAAGCGTCAGCGCAGCGGCGCGTCGAGTTTCGCGCCGTGCGGGGCGTCGGAGGCGGCCAGGGCGCAGAGCACCTGGTGCTGCCCGGAGCGGTACTCGGCGAGCGTCGGATAGTGCCGGTACGGGAACAGCCCCGAGGCGCGGTGCTGGCGGGCGTACGCGCTGTTGATCGGCTTCTCGCAGACGCGCTCCCCCGCGGCGTAGACCTTCCCGATCGTCGAGAGCCCGGCGGGCAGCGGGAAGTGCCCCACCGACTCGGCGTCGTGCGCCACCCGGCAGGACCTGACCGTGATCCGCGAGACCCCCGACAGCCCCGGCGCGTCGAAGCAGACCCCCGCCGCGAGCGGATCCCGCGCGACGCTGGGCGACGCCGAGACCCTGGCCCTCGCCGTGACCGGCGGCGCCGCCGCCCTCCGCTTCGGCCCTCCGCCCCCCTCGACGAGCACCACGACCACGATCGCCGCGATCACCACGACAACCCCACCCACAACCCACCAACGCCCCCTCATCCCCCCACCCTCAGCCATCCCCCCACCCCGTCAACGCCCCCACCCGCTGGGCCTGTCGGAGCCCCGAAGGGGCACGGGGCCCCGCAGCCGCCCGCAGCCGCCCGGTTGGCGGGTGGGGCGGAGCCCCCAGGGGGCGCGGGGAACTGCGCGCCCGGCCCGTCTCGCGTCCGCAGCCGCCCGCGGCGCGCCCGTTGCCGTCCGGTGGGCGGGGGGTGGGGCGGAGCCCATAGCGCGCGCGGGCGGCCGGGAAGGGCCGTCGCCCGACGAGGTGGGAACGGAAGGAGCCCGCACCCCCCGCCCCGCGCATGCGAAAATGCCCGGCATGACCCGCAGCAGCCTCGCCCCCGCCATCGCCGAACGGCTGAAGCGCACCGCGGACGGCCTCGTCCCCGCCATCGCGCAGCAGTACGACACCGGTGAAGTCCTCATGCTCGCCTGGATGGACGACGAGGCCCTGCATCGCACCCTGACCACCGGCCGGGCCACCTACTGGTCCCGCTCCCGCCAGGAGTACTGGGTCAAGGGCGACACCTCCGGCCACACCCAGGCCGTGAAATCCGTCGCCCTCGACTGCGACGGCGACACCATCCTCGTCAAGGTGGACCAGCACGGCCCCGCCTGCCACACCGGCACCCGCACCTGCTTCGACGGCGACGACAGGGAGCTCGCCCAGCGATGACCACCGGAGCCGTCACCCCCGACCTCGACCACTTCCGCAAGCTCGCCGTCGACCGCCGGGTGATCCCGGTGACCCGGCGCCTCCTCGCGGACGGCGACACCCCCGTCGGCCTCTACCGCAAGCTCGCCGCCGAGCGCCCCGGCACCTTCCTCCTGGAGTCCGCCGAGAACGGCCGCTCCTGGTCCCGCTACTCCTTCGTCGGCGTCCGCTCGGCGGCCACCCTCACCGTCGACCCGGCCGACGGCAGCGCCCGCTGGACCGACGGCGCGCCCCCCGTCGGCGTCCCCACCGCCGGCGACCCGCTGGCCGTCCTCCGCGAGACGATCGAGCGGCTGCACACCCCGCGCGACCCGGACCTCCCGCCGTTCACCGGCGGGATGGTCGGCTACCTGGGCTACGACATCGTCCGCCGCCTGGAGAAGGTCCCGCCCCACCCGGACACCGTGGACGACCTCCACCTCCCCGAGCTGACCATGCTCCTCGCCACCGACCTGGCGGTGCTGGACCACGCCGACGGCAGCGTGCTGCTGATCGCCAACGCGGTGAACCACAACGACCTCCCCTCGGGGGTGGACGAGGCCTACGCCGACGCCGTGGCCCGCCTGGACGCGATGACCGCGGACCTCACCCGTCCCGTCGACACGGCCCCGGCCGCGTTCACCCCGACCGCCCCCGAGGACCCCCGCTCGCCCTTCGGCGGGGAGCCGTACCGTGCGGCCGTCGAGGACGTCAAGGAGCGGATCCGGGCCGGCGAGGCCTTCCAGGTGGTGCCCTCGCAGCGGTTCGAGGCGCCCTGCCCGGCCAGCGCGCTGGACGTCTACCGCGTCCTCCGCGCCACCAACCCCAGCCCGTACATGTACCTGTTCCGGCTGGCCGACGCCGAGGGGAAGCCCTTCGACATCGTCGGCTCGAGCCCGGAGGCGCTGGTCAAGGTGGAGGCCGGGTCGGCCCTCCTCCACCCGATCGCCGGCACCCGCCCGCGCGGCCTGACCCCCCAGCAGGACGCCGACCTGGCGACGGAGCTGCTCGCCGACCCCAAGGAGCGCGCCGAGCACCTGATGCTGGTCGACCTCGGCCGCAACGACCTCGGCCGGGTCTGCGAGCCGGGCAGCGTGGAGGTGGTCGAGTTCATGAAGATCGAGCGCTACAGCCACGTCATGCACATCGTCTCGACCGTCACCGGCCGGCTCGCCCCCGGGCGCACCGCCTTCGACGTCCTCACCGCCTGCTTCCCCGCGGGCACCCTCTCCGGCGCGCCCAAGCCGCGCGCGCTGCAGATCATCGAGGAGCTGGAGCCGGTCCGCCGCGGGGTCTACGGCGGCTGCGTCGGCTATCTGGACTTCGCCGGCGACTCGGACACGGCGATCGCCATCCGCACCGCGCTGATCCGCGACGGAGTCGCGTACGTGCAGGCCGGAGCGGGTGTGGTGGCCGACTCCGACCCGATCTCCGAGGACACCGAGTGCCGCAACAAGGCCGCCGCCGTCCTCCGCGCGGTGGCCACCGCGGGCACCCTCCGCCCGGGAGCGGCGGCGGGGGACCACCCCCAGGGGAAGCCCGCCGGAGGCGACAGGGGATAGTGGACGGGTGAGCGCCGCACCCACCCCCCGAAGCGAAACCGCCGACCCGGCAGCCGACCCCGCGGAGGCCGCGGAGGCCCGTTCGTCCGCGGACGCCCCGGCGCCCGCGGACGCCGACGGCCCGGCGCCCGCCTCCGCCGCGCCCCCGGAGCGTCGCGGCCGTTCCTCGCGGGGCAGCCTGATGCTGATGCTCCTGCTGCTGGTGGTCGGCGCCGCGCTCGCGCTGGTCGCCGCCGGCCAGAGCTGGGCGCACGGCTCGGTCGACCTGGAGGGGACCCCGATCTCGATCCAGGTCTCCGGCAGCGACGTCTCCGGGGTGCCCAGCGCCCTGGCCCTGGTCGGCCTGGCCGCCGCGGTGGCCGTCTTCGCCACCCGCAGGGCGGGCCGGTACGCCATGGGCGTGCTGGTCGTCCTGGCCGGCGCGGGCACCGCGTTCAGCGCGGTCTCCGGCTCCGGCGGCGGGGCGGCGCTGGACGACAAGGCCGGCAACGCCATGGGCATCACCACCGCCACCGCCTCCCACGTCGGTCACACCGCATGGCCGTGGGTTTCCGCCCTCGGCGGAATCCTGCTGCTGCTCGCGGGGGTCGTCATCCTCCTCGCCGGCCGCCGCTGGCCGGGGATGTCCGCCCGGTACGACGCCCCGGGAAAGGACGTCCGCCCCGGTGGCAAGGGGGGCCAGGCGGGCGCCGCCGGCACCGGCGACACCGGCGGGAAGGGTGCTCCCGGCACCCCCGCGGACATCTGGAAGGCCCTCGACCGCGGCGAGGACCCGAGCCTCTAGCACCCCGTCCCGCACCCCCTGGTGTGAGACCCCCCACCCCGGCGCCCGGCCACCGGGGGCGTCGGGGACAATGGGGGTGACGACCGTTTAGAAGGAGCAGTACGAATGTCAGCACGGGAGCACGGCCACACCGTCGCCAACTGGACCGGTGTCACCATCAGCTTCGTCGGTTTCGTGATCGCCGCTTTCGGAATGGTCGCGACCCTCTGGGCCATCCTGATCGTCGGCCTGGTCATCGCCCTGGCGGGCGCCGTCATCGGCAAGATGCTCTCGCTCGCCGGCAAGGGCCAGGTGTACAACCGCAAGGGCGCCTCCGACCCGCGGGTCGACGCGATCAACAAGGCGACCGCCGCCGCTGCCAACCGCAAGGCGGCCGCCACCGCCGCCGGCACCCCGGCCGCGGTCTCCGGCACCGCCCACCACTGATCCCCGCCGTGCCTCTGGACCGCCGCCCGTAGGGCCGCGGTCCAGGGGCACGGGCGTCCGCGCGCCGGGCCGCCGGTGTGTCGGGCCGCCGGTGTGTCGGGGCGCCGGTGTGTCGGGCGCCGGTGTGTCGAGGCGCGGGGTGTCCCTCCGGACTGCCACCCTCGTCCGCATGGCACCGTCCCCCGCGCTCCGCGCCCCCGCCGCGCTCGGCGCGGGCTTCGCCGCGGCCGTGGGCTGCGTCGCCGGGTACGACCCGGCCGCGCCCGGGAACCACTACCCCGGCTGCCCGCTGCTGGCGCTCACCGGCGAGCTCTGCCCGGCCTGCGGCGGGCTGCGCTGCGTCCATGCCGCCGCCCACGGCGACCTCGCCGCGGCCGCCCACGACAACCTGCTGGTCCTGGTCGCCGGGGCGTTCGCCGTCCTCGCCTGGGCCCGCTGGGCCGTTCGGGCCGCCCGCGGCCTGCCCACCCCGGTACGCCGTCCGCCGCCGGCCGTCCTTTGGGCGGTGGCCGCACTGGTGCTGGTCTTCACCGTGCTGCGGAACCTCCCCCTCCCGTTCGGCCGGGAGCTCGCCCCGTAGGCCCCGTCCGCCCGGGTAATCGGCGGTGGATTCGAGACCGGGACCGACCTGCGGATACCATCTGAATACCGGCCGGAACCCCCGGTCCCCGGAAGCCAGCGATTGGGAGTGGACCGCGTGAGCGTGCTCGACGAGATCATCGAGGGAGTCCGCGAGGACCTCGCCGAGCGTCAGGCCCGGGTCTCCCTGGACGAGCTGAAGGAACAGGCCGCGAAGGCCCCGGCCGCCAAGGACGGCGTGGCGGCCCTCCGCGGCGACGACGGCGTCAAGGTCATCTGCGAGGTGAAGCGCTCCAGCCCGTCCAAGGGCGCGCTGGCCGCCATCGCCGACCCGGCCTCGCTCGCCGCCGACTACGAGGCCGGCGGCGCCGCCGCGATCAGCGTCCTCACCGAGCAGCGCCGCTTCGGCGGCTCACTGGCCGACCTGGACGCGGTCCGCGCCAAGGTGGACGTCGCCGTCCTGCGCAAGGACTTCATCGTCACCTCCTACCAGCTGTGGGAGGCGCGCGCGCACGGCGCCGACATCGCGCTGCTGATCGTGGCCGCGCTGGACCAGCCCGCGCTGGTCTCGCTGATCGAGCGGGCCGAGTCGATCGGCCTCACCCCGCTGGTCGAGGTGCACGACGAGGACGAGGTGACCCGAGCGGTGGACGCCGGCGCCCGGATCATCGGTGTCAACGCCCGCAACCTGAAGACCCTCCAGGTCAACCGGGACACCTTCGCCGAGGTCGCCCCGGCGATCCCGAAGGGCATCGTCAAGGTCGCCGAGTCCGGCGTCCGGGGCCCGCACGACCTGATCACCTACGCCAACGACGGCGCCGACGCGGTGCTGGTCGGCGAGTCCCTGGTGACCGGACGCGACCCGAAGACCGCGGTGGCCGACCTGGTCGCCGCCGGCGCCCACCCCGCCCTCCGGCACGGTCGGTAGGCCGCGGCCGCTAGGCTGGACCCACCATGCATCAGGAGCGCGCGTACGCAGAGTCCTCCCCGGCGGAGACGGTCACCGTCCCGCCGCGGCTCGGCGCGCGCTTCGCGCCCGGCTGCCGCCCGCGCGGCTGCCGGGCCCCGGCCCGGCGAGTCCTCGGCCGCCGGGTGCGCTATGTGATCGGTGCCGAGCCCGGTCAGATCCCGGGGCGGCGATGGCCGTCCCGGAAGCGGTGCGCCGTCCGCCCTGTGCGCTGACGGTGCGTCACCCTGTCCGGAGGGGGACGGCGGCGCGAGCCCGCCGTACCGCAAGCAGCTGACAGTCACTGCCGGCTACGCACCCGACGAGGGACAACAACACCATGTCTTCGAACATCCCCGATTCCCGGGGCTACTTCGGCGCGTTCGGCGGCCGCTTCATCCCCGAGGCGCTGGTCGCCGCGGTCGAGCAGGTCGCCGACGAGTTCGACAAGGCCCAGGCCGACCCGGACTTCAAGGCCGAGCTGGACCGGCTGCTGCGGGACTACACCGGTCGGCCCAGCCCGCTCACCGACGTGCCCCGCTTCTCCGCCGAGGCAGGCGGAGCCCGGATCCTCCTCAAGCGGGAGGACCTCAACCACACCGGCTCGCACAAGATCAACAACGTGCTGGGCCAGGCCCTCCTCACCCGCCGGATGGGCAAGACCCGGCTGATCGCCGAGACCGGCGCGGGCCAGCACGGGGTGGCCACCGCCACCGCCGCCGCCCTCTTCGGCATGGACTGCACCATCTACATGGGCGAGGTGGACACCGAGCGCCAGGCGCTCAACGTCGCCCGGATGCGGATGCTCGGCGCCGAGGTGGTGCCGGTGCGGACCGGCAGCCGGACGCTGAAGGACGCCATCAACGAGGCCTTCCGGGACTGGGTCGCCAACGTCGACTCCACCCACTACCTCTTCGGCACGGCCGCCGGACCGCACCCCTTCCCGCGGCTGGTCCGCGAGTTCCACCGGGTGATCGGCCAGGAGGCCCGCGCCCAGATGCTGGAGCGGGTGGGCCGGCTGCCGGACGCCGCCGTGGCCTGCGTCGGCGGCGGGTCCAACGCCATCGGCCTGTTCTACGACTTCATCCCGGACAAGTCGGTCCGGCTGATCGGCGTGGAGCCGGCCGGCGAGGGCCTGGACACCGTCCGCCACGGCGCCACCCTGACCAAGGGCGACCCGGGGGTGCTCCACGGGATGCGCACCTACGTCCTGCAGGACGAGGACGGGCAGACCATGGAGTCGCACTCCATCTCGGCCGGCCTGGACTACCCGGGCGTCGGCCCGGAGCACGCGTACCTCAAGGACAGCGGCCGGGCCGAGTACCGCTCGGCCACCGACGACGAGGCGATGCAGGCGCTGCGGCTGCTGTCGCAGACGGAGGGGATCATCCCCGCGATCGAGTCCGCGCACGCGCTGGCCGGTGCGCTCCAGCTGGGCCGCGAGCTGGGGCCGGAGGGCCTGATCGTGGTCAACCTCTCCGGTCGGGGGGACAAGGACATGCACACCGCGGCCGAGTACTTCGGCCTGCTGGACGACGCCCAGGGGGACGCCAAGTGAGCGCGCAGACAGGTGAGCAGACAGGTGGGGCGACGAAGCTGACCGCGACCCTGGCGGCGGCGCGGGCGGAGGGGCGGGCGGCCCTGGTCGGCTACCTGCCGGCCGGGTTCCCGACCGTGGACGGCGGGATCGCCGCGGTGAAGGCCCTGCTTGAGGGCGGTTGCGACGCGGTCGAGATCGGGCTGCCGCACTCCGACCCGGTGCTGGACGGCGCCACCATCCAGACCGCGGACGACATCGCCCTGCGGGCGGGAGTCCGCACCAAGGACGTGCTGCGCACGGTGCGCGAGGTGGCCTCGGCCTTCCCGCA contains the following coding sequences:
- a CDS encoding anthranilate synthase component I; its protein translation is MTTGAVTPDLDHFRKLAVDRRVIPVTRRLLADGDTPVGLYRKLAAERPGTFLLESAENGRSWSRYSFVGVRSAATLTVDPADGSARWTDGAPPVGVPTAGDPLAVLRETIERLHTPRDPDLPPFTGGMVGYLGYDIVRRLEKVPPHPDTVDDLHLPELTMLLATDLAVLDHADGSVLLIANAVNHNDLPSGVDEAYADAVARLDAMTADLTRPVDTAPAAFTPTAPEDPRSPFGGEPYRAAVEDVKERIRAGEAFQVVPSQRFEAPCPASALDVYRVLRATNPSPYMYLFRLADAEGKPFDIVGSSPEALVKVEAGSALLHPIAGTRPRGLTPQQDADLATELLADPKERAEHLMLVDLGRNDLGRVCEPGSVEVVEFMKIERYSHVMHIVSTVTGRLAPGRTAFDVLTACFPAGTLSGAPKPRALQIIEELEPVRRGVYGGCVGYLDFAGDSDTAIAIRTALIRDGVAYVQAGAGVVADSDPISEDTECRNKAAAVLRAVATAGTLRPGAAAGDHPQGKPAGGDRG
- the trpC gene encoding indole-3-glycerol phosphate synthase TrpC, yielding MSVLDEIIEGVREDLAERQARVSLDELKEQAAKAPAAKDGVAALRGDDGVKVICEVKRSSPSKGALAAIADPASLAADYEAGGAAAISVLTEQRRFGGSLADLDAVRAKVDVAVLRKDFIVTSYQLWEARAHGADIALLIVAALDQPALVSLIERAESIGLTPLVEVHDEDEVTRAVDAGARIIGVNARNLKTLQVNRDTFAEVAPAIPKGIVKVAESGVRGPHDLITYANDGADAVLVGESLVTGRDPKTAVADLVAAGAHPALRHGR
- the trpM gene encoding tryptophan biosynthesis modulator TrpM yields the protein MHQERAYAESSPAETVTVPPRLGARFAPGCRPRGCRAPARRVLGRRVRYVIGAEPGQIPGRRWPSRKRCAVRPVR
- a CDS encoding HGxxPAAW family protein; the protein is MSAREHGHTVANWTGVTISFVGFVIAAFGMVATLWAILIVGLVIALAGAVIGKMLSLAGKGQVYNRKGASDPRVDAINKATAAAANRKAAATAAGTPAAVSGTAHH
- a CDS encoding TIGR02234 family membrane protein, whose translation is MSAAPTPRSETADPAADPAEAAEARSSADAPAPADADGPAPASAAPPERRGRSSRGSLMLMLLLLVVGAALALVAAGQSWAHGSVDLEGTPISIQVSGSDVSGVPSALALVGLAAAVAVFATRRAGRYAMGVLVVLAGAGTAFSAVSGSGGGAALDDKAGNAMGITTATASHVGHTAWPWVSALGGILLLLAGVVILLAGRRWPGMSARYDAPGKDVRPGGKGGQAGAAGTGDTGGKGAPGTPADIWKALDRGEDPSL
- a CDS encoding TIGR03085 family metal-binding protein; translated protein: MAFARRERLLLADLLSSVGPDAPTLCEGWKTRDLAAHLVVRERRPDAVAGLVVKPLAGRLGRVQQSYADRPYEELVELIKTGPPKLSPFAIPGADEAANTVEFYVHGEDVRRAQEGWKSRELDDEFSEALWKRLVTSARMTGRKSPVGLVLRRPNGQTAVARQAAPTVTVTGEPAELLLFSMGRQEHADVRLEGAEEDVAAARSAKLGI
- the hisI gene encoding phosphoribosyl-AMP cyclohydrolase — its product is MPGMTRSSLAPAIAERLKRTADGLVPAIAQQYDTGEVLMLAWMDDEALHRTLTTGRATYWSRSRQEYWVKGDTSGHTQAVKSVALDCDGDTILVKVDQHGPACHTGTRTCFDGDDRELAQR
- a CDS encoding DUF2752 domain-containing protein, with the translated sequence MAPSPALRAPAALGAGFAAAVGCVAGYDPAAPGNHYPGCPLLALTGELCPACGGLRCVHAAAHGDLAAAAHDNLLVLVAGAFAVLAWARWAVRAARGLPTPVRRPPPAVLWAVAALVLVFTVLRNLPLPFGRELAP
- the trpB gene encoding tryptophan synthase subunit beta; translation: MSSNIPDSRGYFGAFGGRFIPEALVAAVEQVADEFDKAQADPDFKAELDRLLRDYTGRPSPLTDVPRFSAEAGGARILLKREDLNHTGSHKINNVLGQALLTRRMGKTRLIAETGAGQHGVATATAAALFGMDCTIYMGEVDTERQALNVARMRMLGAEVVPVRTGSRTLKDAINEAFRDWVANVDSTHYLFGTAAGPHPFPRLVREFHRVIGQEARAQMLERVGRLPDAAVACVGGGSNAIGLFYDFIPDKSVRLIGVEPAGEGLDTVRHGATLTKGDPGVLHGMRTYVLQDEDGQTMESHSISAGLDYPGVGPEHAYLKDSGRAEYRSATDDEAMQALRLLSQTEGIIPAIESAHALAGALQLGRELGPEGLIVVNLSGRGDKDMHTAAEYFGLLDDAQGDAK